A DNA window from Vigna angularis cultivar LongXiaoDou No.4 chromosome 1, ASM1680809v1, whole genome shotgun sequence contains the following coding sequences:
- the LOC108330714 gene encoding pentatricopeptide repeat-containing protein At3g48250, chloroplastic, with product MNRVKAVAASLRVLESSLATRVLVTRNQVTHFSLNPLPRLDSRHNFQFPVSHRKLYFSTKPSSIVDLVLTNDWSQGIELSLENSCPSMTHETVIYVIKRLDKNPEKASCFFNWVINKDWFRSSSSVFSLIVRILATKDTMKLFWITLGMMKEKGFYLNEETYLTIFVRFKKEKMNSDAVALTQFYNRMLEENAMQSAVTKVVGIISVSEWGEEVMGELAKLKILLSDNFVLRVLKELRNTPLKSYKFFRWVGTQPGYEHNTVTYNAFASVLARNDSIQEFWSVIEEMKSVGHQLDIDTYIKISRQLQKNRMMEDAVKLYEHMMDGSYKPLVQDCILLLKSISASDKPNLDLVFRVTRKYESTGHTLSKAIYDGIHRSLTGAGKFDEAENIVRTMRNAGHEPDNITYSQLVFGLCKMRRFEEACKVLEEMQSCGCIPDIKTWTILIQGHCDAMELDKALLCFSKMIEKDCYPDADLLDVLVDGFLSQKRIEGAYKLLIEISRKCRISPWQATYKKLIEKLLEDMKFEEALELLRLMKTHNYPPYHLPFVPYISKFGSMEDAEAFLKALSVKSYPSHAVYVQVFESLFEEGRLSEAKDLLYKTPHHIRTHIKISKLFGSSERDTQTPQLPDP from the coding sequence ATGAACCGCGTGAAAGCAGTTGCCGCTTCTCTCAGGGTGCTCGAGTCTTCACTCGCTACCAGAGTTCTGGTGACTCGGAATCAGGTGACTCACTTCTCTCTCAATCCATTGCCCCGTTTGGATTCGCGTCACAATTTCCAATTTCCCGTAAGTCACCGCAAACTCTATTTTTCTACCAAGCCGAGCTCTATTGTGGACCTTGTTTTGACCAACGATTGGTCCCAAGGGATAGAGCTCAGTTTAGAAAATAGTTGCCCGTCAATGACCCATGAAACCGTTATTTACGTCATAAAGCGGTTGGATAAAAACCCAGAAAAAGCTTCGTGCTTTTTCAATTGGGTCATTAATAAAGACTGGTTTAGGTCAAGCTCTTCAGTGTTCAGCTTAATTGTTAGGATCTTGGCCACCAAGGATACTATGAAACTATTTTGGATTACTTTAGGGATGATGAAGGAAAAGGGGTTTTATCTCAACGAAGAAACATATCTCACAATTTTTGTTCGctttaaaaaggaaaagatgaaCAGTGACGCCGTTGCTTTGACCCAATTTTATAATAGGATGCTAGAGGAGAATGCAATGCAGAGTGCTGTCACCAAGGTGGTTGGTATCATTTCAGTGTCTGAATGGGGTGAGGAGGTTATGGGTGAACTTGCTAAGCTTAAAATTCTACTGTCGGATAATTTTGTACTAAGGGTTTTGAAAGAGCTTCGAAATACTCCTCTAAAGTCTTACAAGTTCTTTCGTTGGGTTGGGACACAACCGGGGTATGAGCATAATACTGTGACTTACAATGCATTTGCAAGTGTTCTCGCGAGGAATGACTCAATTCAGGAGTTTTGGAGTGTTATTGAAGAGATGAAGAGTGTGGGTCATCAATTGGATATTGATACTTACATAAAGATATCGAGGCAGCTTCAAAAGAATAGGATGATGGAGGATGCTGTCAAGCTTTATGAGCATATGATGGATGGTTCATATAAGCCACTGGTTCAAGATTGCATTCTCCTTTTGAAGAGCATATCTGCAAGTGATAAGCCAAATCTGGATTTAGTTTTCAGGGTTACTAGGAAATATGAGTCGACAGGGCACACTCTCTCCAAGGCTATCTATGATGGAATCCACAGGTCTTTGACAGGTGCTGGGAAATTTGATGAAGCTGAAAATATTGTTAGGACTATGCGAAATGCTGGTCACGAGCCTGATAACATCACCTACAGTCAACTGGTTTTTGGACTTTGCAAGATGAGGAGGTTTGAAGAAGCATGTAAGGTGCTGGAGGAGATGCAGTCTTGTGGATGCATCCCTGATATTAAGACTTGGACCATTTTGATCCAAGGGCATTGTGATGCCATGGAATTAGACAAAGCCTTACTTTGTTTTTCTAAGATGATTGAAAAGGACTGCTATCCTGATGCTGATTTATTGGATGTTCTGGTTGACGGTTTTCTTAGTCAAAAGAGAATAGAAGGTGCGTACAAGTTGCTTATAGAGATTAGTAGGAAGTGTCGTATATCTCCATGGCAAGCTACATATAAAAAACTGATTGAAAAGCTATTGGAAGACATGAAGTTTGAGGAAGCACTTGAACTTCTTCGTTTGATGAAGACCCACAACTACCCTCCATATCATCTACCCTTTGTGCCTTATATTTCAAAGTTTGGGTCTATGGAGGATGCTGAGGCATTCCTGAAGGCATTGAGTGTAAAAAGTTACCCATCCCATGCTGTTTACGTTCAGGTTTTTGAATCCTTATTCGAAGAGGGTAGACTCTCTGAGGCCAAGGATCTATTGTACAAGACTCCTCACCATATCCGTACACACATTAAAATCTCTAAACTTTTCGGTTCATCTGAAAGGGACACTCAGACTCCTCAGCTGCCTGATCCCTAG
- the LOC108329316 gene encoding pentatricopeptide repeat-containing protein At3g48250, chloroplastic, producing MNPLKAIVANLRFLDSPVTRRLIATRSIRLTQNQVTHFSLHTPSPFLDHSRDFPFPNLHRKIYFSSKSIPIAELILTSHWSKELEHELEKCYPSLTHETVVYVLKRLEASPEKAWRFFDWVSTKKWFRASSTVYGLILRILATEVTIKQFWITLWTMKRRGFYFYEEMYLSILVVFKRKKMDRDCTSLTHFYNRSIREDAMHSFVANVVGIISASKWGDDVNGELAKVKIQLSDNFVIRVLRELRSTPLKAYEFFRWVGRQSGYEHNTVTYNALARVLARIDSIEKFWSVIEEMNSVGHELDIDTYLKISRMLQRHRMMEDAVKLYELMMDSSYKPSVEDCSFLLKSISESDKPNLDLVFRVSKKYESTEHTLPKAIYDGIHRSLTNSGKLDEAENIVNRMRKAGHEPDNITYGQVIVGFCKMRRLEEACKVMEEMESCGCIPDTKTWTLLVQGHCVANEVDRALLCLHKMIEKGCNLDAAVLCVLTDSFLGQKRIDDAYKLLVEVATKHGASPSRSTYEKLIVNLLKIEKFEEALNLLCLTRIHKHTPIIEPFVQYISNFGSVEDAVKFLKSKGSPRSYLIYLRVFKSLVGKGRLSEAEDLLSKIPSYMSKTKEIRELFDSNVFRLRPTG from the coding sequence ATGAATCCTTTGAAGGCAATTGTTGCTAACCTCAGATTCCTCGACTCGCCAGTCACCAGGAGACTCATTGCAACTCGGTCTATCCGACTCACTCAGAACCAGGTGACTCATTTCTCTCTTCACACTCCATCACCCTTTTTGGATCATTCTCGTGATTTCCCCTTTCCCAACCTCCACCGAAAGATCTACTTTTCTTCGAAATCAATTCCCATTGCCGAGCTTATTTTGACGAGCCATTGGTCCAAGGAGTTAGAGCACGAGTTAGAAAAATGCTACCCATCCCTGACCCATGAAACTGTTGTTTACGTTTTGAAGCGGTTGGAAGCAAGCCCAGAAAAAGCATGGCGCTTTTTCGATTGGGTCAGTACCAAAAAATGGTTTAGAGCAAGTTCTACAGTGTATGGTTTAATCCTTAGGATCTTGGCCACTGAGGTGACGATAAAACAATTTTGGATTACTCTATGGACTATGAAGAGAAGagggttttatttttatgaagaaaTGTATTTGTCAATTTTAGTcgtttttaaaaggaaaaagatggACAGGGATTGCACGTCTCTTACCCACTTCTATAATCGGAGTATCCGGGAGGATGCAATGCATAGTTTTGTTGCCAATGTTGTTGGCATCATTTCAGCGTCTAAATGGGGTGATGATGTTAATGGTGAACTTGCAAAGGTTAAAATTCAGCTCTCCGATAATTTTGTAATAAGGGTTTTGAGAGAGCTTCGAAGCACTCCTTTAAAGGCTTACGAGTTCTTTCGTTGGGTTGGTAGACAATCTGGTTATGAGCATAATACAGTGACTTATAATGCACTTGCAAGAGTTCTGGCGAGGATAGATTCAATTGAGAAGTTTTGGAGTGTTATTGAGGAGATGAACAGTGTGGGTCATGAATTGGATATTGATACTTACTTAAAGATATCAAGGATGCTTCAAAGGCATAGGATGATGGAAGATGCTGTCAAGCTTTATGAGCTTATGATGGATAGTTCGTATAAGCCATCTGTTGAGGATTGCAGCTTTCTTTTGAAAAGTATCTCTGAAAGTGATAAGCCAAATTTGGATTTAGTTTTCAGGGTTTCTAAGAAATATGAGTCAACAGAGCACACACTCCCCAAGGCAATCTATGATGGGATCCACAGGTCTTTGACAAATTCTGGGAAACTTGACGAAGCTGAGAATATTGTTAATCGTATGAGAAAGGCTGGTCATGAACCTGATAACATCACATATGGCCAAGTGATTGTTGGATTTTGTAAGATGAGGAGGCTTGAAGAAGCATGTAAAGTGATGGAGGAAATGGAATCTTGTGGTTGCATCCCTGATACTAAGACTTGGACCCTATTGGTCCAAGGGCATTGTGTTGCGAATGAAGTAGACAGGGCATTACTATGTTTACATAAGATGATTGAAAAGGGCTGCAATCTTGATGCTGCTGTTTTATGTGTTCTGACAGACAGTTTTCTTGGTCAAAAGCGAATAGATGATGCATACAAGTTACTTGTAGAGGTTGCTACCAAACACGGTGCATCTCCGTCACGCAGTACATATGAGAAACTGATTGTAAATCTATTGAAAATTGAGAAATTTGAGGAGGCTCTTAACCTTCTTTGTTTGACTAGGATACACAAACACACACCAATCATTGAACCCTTTGTGCAGTATATTTCTAATTTTGGGTCTGTTGAAGATGCAGTAAAATTCCTGAAGAGTAAGGGAAGTCCCCGGTCGTATTTGATCTACCTTCGTGTTTTTAAATCTTTGGTTGGAAAAGGTAGACTTTCTGAGGCCGAAGATCTATTGAGCAAAATACCCTCCTATATGAGTAAAACCAAAGAAATCCGTGAACTTTTCGATTCAAATGTGTTTCGACTACGGCCTACGGGTTGA